ACCTTGTTGGTGTCGGCAGAGACAGCTTCCAAAGTTGACGCAGAGGTGTTAAGGATTATTAAATCCTGCCATCACCAAGCAAAGGAAATTTTACAAAACAATATCGATAAACTGCATGAATTGACCAAATATCTGTTAGAAAAAGAAACAATTTCAGGTGAAGAGTTTATGGATATTTTGTCAGGAAAACAGCTGGAGACGGACTTTTAAGAAGACAGATTTAAAGGGCTTATGAAGTATAGAATGCGCGGAATAAATAACGAATAAATAGCTAGGGACTTGTTCCTAGCTTTTTTATTTTGGCAGCATTGAAATAAGGCTTATGAGCTAACTGAAGTTAAGTGGAAGGATTTTTAAAATGGAAACAGAATAATTATACTTACATCCAGAATTTGTAAGTGTGTTATTGGGCTTTAGGTTCCATAAAAAAATACAAGAACATGAAAAATAGGAGGAAATTTAACATGACGCATCTTACATTAAAAATGTACGACTACCACGCATGGGCAAATGGAGTTATAATGGATCGTTTTAAAGAACTTCCTCAAGACATTTATCATAAGGAAATACAAACTGGTTTTTCTTCCATATCAAAGGTGCTGTCTCACATTTATGTTACAGATTACATATGGTTTGACATTATTTCAGGTAAAGACATGAAAGAAGCTTTGGCGTATGCAGATCAATTAAGAGAGCAGATAGAATCAAAAAGTATTGAAGAAATGAAAAACCTCTTTTTAGACTTATCAGAACGTTACAAAGAACTTCTGAACAGCCAAGGAAATCTTGATGGGGTGATAATGGTTGATAACCCCTATGCTGGGTTACTTGAAACTTCTGTTTCTGAAACGGTAATCCATGTTGTCACTCATGGATCGTATCACCGTGGGAATATAGCTACCATGTTACGTCAACTGGGACACACCTCGGTGATGCAAGATTATGGACTTTACCTATACATGCACATGCCCCAAACTTCATGATTTCTCGTCTGGGGCTCTTGAGGGGAAGTTTGGCATTCCCTTATCGCGGGTGGTGACAGCTTCGCTGGATATACCACTGCTATGATATAATTTTTTAAAAAAAGGATGTAAAAACTATGTTCAGAATAACAAAAATAATAAAGCATAAAGATTGGGAAGAGTTTAAAATAAAGGGAGTTCTTAGCGAGGATTCTTTAATTAATGAGGGCTTTATACACTGTTCTTTCTTTAACCAATCAATTGAGGTTGCTAATAAATATTTTAAAAACGAATCGGAAGTTTTATTATTAATACTTAATCCTGAGTTAATAACCGAAGAGATTAAATATGAAAAGGCATCAAACGGACAAGAATATCCTCATATTTACGGACCTTTGAATATTGGATCTGTAATAGAAATTGTACCGTTTGTAAAGTCAGCAGAAGGTTTCTTTAATCTTCCTAATGAAATATCAACGGGCTATAAATTTTAAATGGAACTAATGGTTAAAACGCAGAACCAAGAAATGGGAAGTCGCCAAACAAGTACGCCCCGATTGCAACAGCCAAGTTTAACAGAACATGAAAAAGAAGGCAATGGACCATTAATCAAATGGACATTGCCTTTTTATTTGGGTCAATTTAAACAAGCACGTTGAGTAAATTGACTCTTGATATGAAACGGGTTCCATAATATACACTAAATTCAAATAATTGTCAGTTGGAGCTTTAGTGAAGATTTATAACCACTGAAGAATGGGGATGATTGCCATGATGGATTATCATAATAAAGTGTTGATTGGAATTGAACATGTAGGAGACTGGGATATCACGGATGAAACGGTGTTTTATTGTAAGCAATACGGTTCTATTGTGCAGGGCAAATATTATGGAGGCAATGTCAAATATGGCGAGCTTATTGGCCTCGTCAACGATAAGGGGATTCTCCAAGCTGCTTTCAGTCATTTCAATGAATCATCACTTTTTTTCGGTGGAGTTTGCACCTTTACTCCTGAAAAATCCCCCGCAAACGGCCAGTTGAGACTCCAAGCAAAATGGTGCTTGGCAGAAGGTCAAACCCATGTGAGTGAATCTGTCATTGAAGAACTGCTGCCGATGTCTTCTGACTTCCCTTGCTAATAAAGGTATAATAGAGAAAAGGAATTTTTTATTGAAAAGGTGATTGTGTGACAAACATTAGGGACCTTGCCAAAATGGCTGGTGTGTCTGTAACAACTGTATCGCGTGTACTTAATCACCATCCATATGTGAGTGAGGAAAAGCGGAGGAAGGTTTTAGCCGCAATTGAAACAAGTAATTATCAGCAAAATATTAATGCTGTTCATCTTAGTACAGGGAAAACGTTTCTTATTGGGGTTGTGCTGCCATATTCGGACCATCCCTATTTTGCTTTAATGGTAAAAGGAATCGCAAATGAAGCTTTAAATAAAAATTACAACCTAGTATTAATTCAAACGAACTATGTAGAAAGCAGGGAATTGGAAGGGCTGAATATGCTAAAGCAAAAACAAATAGATGCGCTGATTATTTGTTCGAGAATTTGCGAGTGGTCGGTTATTGAAGAGTATATTCAGTACGGCCCCATAGTTCTATGTGAAAAAACGCTCGGCAAGCAGGCTTCCTCCACATTTGTTGATCATTATAAAGTTTTTCATTTTGCTTTAGAGTATCTATATGAAAAGGGCCATCGGAAAATTGGCTATTGTATCGGCCGGATGTCGGGTTCCAATAGTGAATATCGCGAGTTGGCCTATCGTGATTTTGTGAATAAGCATGATTTGCCCAATAATCCTCATTACATATTTGATCATTGTTTATTTTTGGATGATGGATATAAGGTTATGGAGCAAATCATGGAAATAGACGATCCGCCAACAGCCCTGCTCGTAACAAGCGACCAAGTGGCGGCGGGAATAGTGGCATCTGCAACAAAAAATCGAATTTCAATTCCGAATGACCTGGCAGTCATTGGGTTCGATAATCAGTCAATTGCCAAAGTGATGGACATTACCACTATTGAAATTCCCCACGTTGAAATGGGAAGAAAACTTTTTCTCCAAGCCATCGATAACTGCGGGATCACCTATGAAGAAATCCCCGTGCGGTTAATTGAGAGGAAAACGGTTTGATTATGCTCGGAAAAATATTGATTTTCCATATTAAATGAAAAAGGAGGATGTTGCCAAAACGACATCCTCTTTTTTTACAAAAAGTAATTGAAATTGATTCTCAATTACTGCTATTATATAAATGATAATGATTATCGTTATCATTATTGGTTGATCGGGAGGATTGTACATATGAAGTAAATCAAGTTTCCCAGTTCAGAGAAAAGGTCTTTGGGGAGGAAAGTTCGACATGAAAAAAACAAGAAAAGCACATTTGTGGATTGGGTTGATTGCATCCATTTTTATCTTTATGGAGTCTATAACGGGCTTATTGATGAATGAGCCATGGCTCATTGGGCAGTCAAAAATGGAGAAAAGAAGCAATGGTACGGGGCAATCAGGGGTAGGGACAAACAACACGATTATGACAGCAGGAAAAAATCAAGGAAGCGCCCAAGTGCAGGCTGCCGGACAATCTGGTCCATTAACAGGAGGGAAGTCTGAAAACGGTACGACAGGACAAATCTCAGGTTCCAGTGGTTTAGAGGGTATGGGCGGAGGCAATATAGAACGCAAATCCTCAGGTACCGTCATGGGGATTATCAAAGGGCTGCATAAAGGAAGGATCGGAACGGCCAATGTCAAATGGCTTATAGACCTCGTTGCGATTTCTATGATTTTTCTAACCGGTTCGGGCATCTATTTATCTGCGAAGGTGCTTGGTGCAGGCAGAAAACGGAAAACGAGAAAAAATGGGAAGCTTGTTAACGAACAAGGGTTAACCTGAATGCAGGTTGCGGGGGCGGATCCCTAAAACATAAGTAATTTCATTTCCTCTCATATTAGCCCTTCTTTTTGCTGGGGAGTTTGTCCCTCCCGCAAAATTCAATGGTTTCAAGCGATTTTAGTTTTACACATTAGAGGGTAAAGTAAATAGAATCCTCGATTCCAGCCTGAAATTTGCTGGCGAAAAAATGGTGGAAAGGAGAAGACAGCCTACCGCTCGCTCGGGGCTGTCTTTTTTTTACAAATAAAACATGTAAGGCAGCTGCTTACTTTTATTAACGTCGCTTTTCAATTACTAGACTAAAAAGACCTGAACATCTCGAGTTACGTTCATTCTTATTAAGCTTGTCGTTCCATACTTGTGTTCACCTGCTTGAGTTTATGCGGCAGGAACATTATCGTACTGAGCAATAGAGCGATAACGAAAAATATTGTATAAACACGAAAACCTATATCTGTTACATGTACTATGGAGATTTTTTCAGCTTTAGCCTGTATGCCCATCCCCATAAACATGTGTGACGCCATTGCAGGTGCCACGCTAAGCTGGAGCAATATAAGTGTAAGTGTTTGACTGACAACACGGCCAACATTGTACACAGTATAAAACATTCCAGAGGCCGATCCTGCTTGTTTCGGTGGAGCTGCTGACAAGACCGTTTTGGCAAGCGATGGCCAGGCCAAACTGTTTGCCGCTGAAATAATGAACAATGGAATGATCACTCCCGAAATAGATAATTTTTCTCCGATATTTCCTAGCAGCAGTAAGGAGAAGGCGATCAAGGCTATACCTAATAGTAAAAGTCGAATCGGACCAAGGCGGTCGGCTAATTTACCTCCAAGCGGTCCCATCACCAATTGGGGGAGTGACAAGGGCAGCAGCAGCAGCCCGGATTGTAAAGGCGATAACTGTTGTGCACCTTGCAGGTATAGCGCCAGAAGGACGGTTATCGAAAAATATCCAATGCAATAACACATGGTGATTCCTAGTCCTGTAGTGTAAAGCCTATGAGTGAATAAATTAAGGTTAAAAAGAGGATCTTGGACTTTTAACTCCGTGATAATAAAGGCAGCCCACAACAATCCTGTCGTTATGAAGAGAGCTAGTACACGGCTGGAGCCCCAACCCCAATCCTGCCCTTGGGAGAGAACGACTAAAAGAGAAGTCAATCCTAGTCCGAAAGTGAAGATCCCGATCCAATCCGTTTTGAAAAACTCCCGGACGTGGGATTGCTTTAATAGGAACCACCCAGCCAACAAGGCAATTAATCCAAATGGGGCAGAAACAAAGAAGATGGAGCGCCATCCGAGCTCACTTATTAAGGCTCCTCCAACAACAGGGCCAATAATGGAGCCTAATATCCATGAGGTGGAATTGATTCCAATCGCAAGACCAAATTGCTCAGAGGGAAATGTCCGCATAATAATAGGAGTGGCAGTTGCCAAGGCAAATGCTGCACCAAGGCCTTGGATAAGCCGAAAGATAATAAGCATGAGACCAGAGTTAGCTAGACCGCAGAGTACTGTAGCTACAGTGAAAATTCCAAATCCCCAGAGAAAGATTCGTTTTGTCCCTACTCCATCTGCCCACCTGCCTGCTGGAAGCAAAAATATAGTACTAGTAATTAGATAGGAAGTGATGGTCCACATTCCTGTCACGATTGTCACATGTAGCTCTTCCATCAATGTTGGAAGGCCGATTACTACGATCGTGGCATCCAAGTTGGTCACAAATGAAACAAGCGTAACAACAGCCAACACTGCCCACTTGTTTGAATGTTCTCCTTTCATTTGTCAATCCTCCAGTTGATTTTATTTTGTAACTGTAATCAATGTACAGGAGAAATATAATCATGTAAAATGATTGTTAATGATGATATGATTCGTTTTTTGTGATAGTAGAAGAAGGAGGGATCACAGTGGAAAGTAATGAACTCCGTATTTTTCAGGCGGTGGCAAGGGAGGGAAGTATAACGAGAGCGGCTCAATTACTTGGATATGTTCAGTCAAACGTTACGGCAAGGGTACAGCAATTAGAAGCCGAGCTAAATACACAGCTTTTTTATCGCCAACGGGGGATGTTATTAACACCAGCTGGTGAGAAGCTATTAAGTTATACCGAGCAAATTATCCATCTACTCGACGAGGCGCAAAAAGCCATGAATGATTCTGAAGAACCCGTGGGGCGGCTCATGCTGGGAGCCACTCATACGGCTTCTGCCATGTATCTTCCTGCCATCCTAGCTAAATACTTTAAGCAATATCCAAAAGTAGAGTTATCGCTTATGACGGATTATTCAAGTGAGTTGGTGGAAAAGGTACGTCATTTTCAACTACACGGGGCATTGGTAAAATCAGAACAGAATGATGATAACATTGTTCAGGAGCTTATATTGGAAGAGCAACTTGTGTTAATAAGTGCCCCGGGAGCAGAAGATATTGAAAAAGTATGTCACCAGCCTTTTCTTATGAATACAAAAGGTTGTCCACATCGGGAGAAGCTTGAAACTTGGCTGAAATCCATTGGTATTGGCAGCGTACGATATTTAGAGTTTAATCATCCAGATGCTATGATCCAAGGTGTCATTTCAGGACTTGGTGCGTCATTCATACCAAAGTCTTCGATTCAAACTCTTGAACAGGCAGGGGTGGTGCGTTCTTTTGCTATCCCAGCTCCCTATAGCACAGCCAAAACTTTTTTCATACGACACAAGGATAGTCTAATGACAAGCGCACTTTCAAAATTTATTGAGATGTTACAAGAGGTTAAAGGGAAAGTATGAAGACGTTACTTATTGATATGGATTCGGTTATTTGTGATTTGATGTCAGAGTGGCACAGACGCTATAATCGAGATTATAATGATAATTTGTCGGTAGTACGGCTATTATGCTGGGATTCCGAGAAGTATGTGAAGCCGGAGTGCGGGAAGAAGATTTATGACTATTTAATGGAACCTGGATTGTTCTTAGGGTTAAAACCGTTGCCAAATGCAATTGAAGTATTGGAAAGGCTAAACAAAAGATTTGATATTTTAATAGTTACAAGCAGTGTTTCCAGTGCATATGAGGAGAAGGAACGTTGGGTAGGACAGAATCTCCCGTTTCTGGATCGAAATAATTTAATATTTGCTCATCGGAAAAACATGATTGTCGGGGATTTATTATTTGATGACGCCCCCCACAATTTACTAGGCTTTGCCGCAACAGGACGGACAGCAATCGCCATGGATTATCCTTATAATCGGGATGTAGATGTCCCGAGAGTGAAGAATTGGCTCGAGTTTGAGGCATTCATTAATCATTTTGAGCGGGAAGGGGAATAGATTCCATGCAGTATGTAGATGTCATGATTGTTGGCGGAGGGCCGGCAGGAATTTCTGCGGCTATATGGTGTAAACGTCTTGGGATCGATCATCTCCTCCTTGAGAAAAAAAACGAATTGGGCGGTCAGTTGGCAAAAATTCAAAATGAAATTATCGATTATCCGGGGCTTTATGCAGAAAATGGGCAAGCGATGCAAATGGTATTAACAAAGCATGCAGCCAAATTGAACTGCAACTGCAAATTAAATGCAACTGTGTTAAAGATAGATGAGGCGCAAAAGACTGTAACATTTGAACAAGATGGGAAATTGGAAGTCATCCATTTCCGATATTTGGTATTGGCCTCAGGAGCCGGTCAAAGACGCTTGGAAGTGCCAGGTGAAAGGGAAATGCTCCAAAGAGGCGAGGATTATTCTGCGACAACGGATGGTCAGCTTTTTAAAAATAAAACCGCTGCCGTTGTCGGAGGTGGAGACCGTGCCTTTGAAGGGGCTATTTTATTGGCGGATGCAGGGGTAAATGTATTTTTAATACATCGAACTCAATCATTCAAAGCAAGATCGGAATTTATTACACTTGCCAATCAGAAAAGCAACATAAAGATTCTTACAGATACAAAGGTTACTGCCATCAACGGAGATCACCGTGTCACTTCCATTACTTTAGTGAAAGATGACGGTGAATCAAGTTGTTTAATGGTGGATGCAGTGTTTGTTCGGATTGGAATTAAGCGGAATTATGAATTGGTAGAGGGGAAAGTGGCCATAGACCCACAAGGACTTATTGTTACAGATCAAACCGGAAAAACTAGCAACAGCTCCATTTTTGCCGTCGGCGATGTATGCACAGATTCTCCTCTTTCCAGCATTGCCGCATCTGTAGGGCAGGGGGCGACAGCTGCTAAGTTTTTAGCATCCCTTTTAGTGTAACTGCATCTGACAAGTCACTGGTCAAATTCACTGACCTTAAAAAGGGAACCACAGTTAATGCCATGTTTTGACGATAAAATACATACAGGAATTGCAGAATTTGGGGTGTTGGAATGGAACTGCCACTGGACTTTCTTGTCAAAATGCGTGAGCTTTTACAAGATGAATATGAAGCTTT
Above is a genomic segment from Neobacillus endophyticus containing:
- a CDS encoding DinB family protein, coding for MTHLTLKMYDYHAWANGVIMDRFKELPQDIYHKEIQTGFSSISKVLSHIYVTDYIWFDIISGKDMKEALAYADQLREQIESKSIEEMKNLFLDLSERYKELLNSQGNLDGVIMVDNPYAGLLETSVSETVIHVVTHGSYHRGNIATMLRQLGHTSVMQDYGLYLYMHMPQTS
- a CDS encoding DUF952 domain-containing protein, giving the protein MFRITKIIKHKDWEEFKIKGVLSEDSLINEGFIHCSFFNQSIEVANKYFKNESEVLLLILNPELITEEIKYEKASNGQEYPHIYGPLNIGSVIEIVPFVKSAEGFFNLPNEISTGYKF
- a CDS encoding LacI family DNA-binding transcriptional regulator — translated: MTNIRDLAKMAGVSVTTVSRVLNHHPYVSEEKRRKVLAAIETSNYQQNINAVHLSTGKTFLIGVVLPYSDHPYFALMVKGIANEALNKNYNLVLIQTNYVESRELEGLNMLKQKQIDALIICSRICEWSVIEEYIQYGPIVLCEKTLGKQASSTFVDHYKVFHFALEYLYEKGHRKIGYCIGRMSGSNSEYRELAYRDFVNKHDLPNNPHYIFDHCLFLDDGYKVMEQIMEIDDPPTALLVTSDQVAAGIVASATKNRISIPNDLAVIGFDNQSIAKVMDITTIEIPHVEMGRKLFLQAIDNCGITYEEIPVRLIERKTV
- a CDS encoding PepSY-associated TM helix domain-containing protein, coding for MKKTRKAHLWIGLIASIFIFMESITGLLMNEPWLIGQSKMEKRSNGTGQSGVGTNNTIMTAGKNQGSAQVQAAGQSGPLTGGKSENGTTGQISGSSGLEGMGGGNIERKSSGTVMGIIKGLHKGRIGTANVKWLIDLVAISMIFLTGSGIYLSAKVLGAGRKRKTRKNGKLVNEQGLT
- a CDS encoding MFS transporter, with translation MKGEHSNKWAVLAVVTLVSFVTNLDATIVVIGLPTLMEELHVTIVTGMWTITSYLITSTIFLLPAGRWADGVGTKRIFLWGFGIFTVATVLCGLANSGLMLIIFRLIQGLGAAFALATATPIIMRTFPSEQFGLAIGINSTSWILGSIIGPVVGGALISELGWRSIFFVSAPFGLIALLAGWFLLKQSHVREFFKTDWIGIFTFGLGLTSLLVVLSQGQDWGWGSSRVLALFITTGLLWAAFIITELKVQDPLFNLNLFTHRLYTTGLGITMCYCIGYFSITVLLALYLQGAQQLSPLQSGLLLLPLSLPQLVMGPLGGKLADRLGPIRLLLLGIALIAFSLLLLGNIGEKLSISGVIIPLFIISAANSLAWPSLAKTVLSAAPPKQAGSASGMFYTVYNVGRVVSQTLTLILLQLSVAPAMASHMFMGMGIQAKAEKISIVHVTDIGFRVYTIFFVIALLLSTIMFLPHKLKQVNTSMERQA
- a CDS encoding LysR family transcriptional regulator, coding for MESNELRIFQAVAREGSITRAAQLLGYVQSNVTARVQQLEAELNTQLFYRQRGMLLTPAGEKLLSYTEQIIHLLDEAQKAMNDSEEPVGRLMLGATHTASAMYLPAILAKYFKQYPKVELSLMTDYSSELVEKVRHFQLHGALVKSEQNDDNIVQELILEEQLVLISAPGAEDIEKVCHQPFLMNTKGCPHREKLETWLKSIGIGSVRYLEFNHPDAMIQGVISGLGASFIPKSSIQTLEQAGVVRSFAIPAPYSTAKTFFIRHKDSLMTSALSKFIEMLQEVKGKV
- a CDS encoding 5' nucleotidase, NT5C type; the protein is MKTLLIDMDSVICDLMSEWHRRYNRDYNDNLSVVRLLCWDSEKYVKPECGKKIYDYLMEPGLFLGLKPLPNAIEVLERLNKRFDILIVTSSVSSAYEEKERWVGQNLPFLDRNNLIFAHRKNMIVGDLLFDDAPHNLLGFAATGRTAIAMDYPYNRDVDVPRVKNWLEFEAFINHFEREGE
- a CDS encoding NAD(P)/FAD-dependent oxidoreductase, with translation MQYVDVMIVGGGPAGISAAIWCKRLGIDHLLLEKKNELGGQLAKIQNEIIDYPGLYAENGQAMQMVLTKHAAKLNCNCKLNATVLKIDEAQKTVTFEQDGKLEVIHFRYLVLASGAGQRRLEVPGEREMLQRGEDYSATTDGQLFKNKTAAVVGGGDRAFEGAILLADAGVNVFLIHRTQSFKARSEFITLANQKSNIKILTDTKVTAINGDHRVTSITLVKDDGESSCLMVDAVFVRIGIKRNYELVEGKVAIDPQGLIVTDQTGKTSNSSIFAVGDVCTDSPLSSIAASVGQGATAAKFLASLLV